A single Streptomyces sannanensis DNA region contains:
- a CDS encoding pyruvate dehydrogenase, whose protein sequence is MARQKVAEQFVDILVRAGVRRLYGVVGDSLNPVVDAVRRTPAIEWIQVRHEETAAFAAGAEAQLTGRLAACAGSCGPGNLHLINGLYDAHRSMAPVLALASHIPSGEIGLGYFQETHPDQLFRECSHYSELISNPGQMPRLLQTAIQHAVGRGGVSVVSLPGDIADQPAPEKSIEHALVTARPTVRPGDEEIDKLVRLIDEAERVTLFCGSGTAGAHSEVMEFAERIKSPVGHALRGKEWIQYDNPYDVGMSGLLGYGAAYEATHECDLLILLGTDFPYQAFLPDDVKIAQVDVRPENLGRRSKLDLAVWGDVRETLRCLVPRVRAKTDRRFLDRMLKKHADALEGVVKAYTRKVEKHIPIHPEFVASVLDELADDDAVFTVDTGMCNVWAARYLSPNGRRRIIGSFSHGSMANALPQAIGAQFLDRDRQVISMSGDGGFAMLMGDFLTLVQYDLPVKVVLFNNSSLSMVELEMLVAGLPSYGTTNRNPDFSAIAKAAGAYGVRVEKPKHLAGALKDAFGHKGPALVDVVTDPNALSIPPKISAEMVTGFALSASKMVLDGGVGRMVQMARSNLRNIPRP, encoded by the coding sequence ATGGCCAGACAGAAAGTGGCGGAGCAGTTCGTCGACATCCTCGTCCGCGCGGGTGTGCGTCGTCTGTACGGTGTGGTGGGCGACAGCCTGAACCCCGTGGTCGACGCCGTCCGCCGTACGCCCGCGATCGAGTGGATCCAGGTCCGCCACGAGGAGACCGCCGCGTTCGCGGCCGGGGCCGAGGCCCAGCTCACCGGTCGGCTGGCGGCCTGCGCGGGCTCGTGCGGTCCCGGCAATCTCCATCTCATCAACGGCCTGTACGACGCGCATCGTTCGATGGCGCCCGTCCTCGCCCTGGCCTCGCACATCCCGTCCGGGGAGATCGGCCTCGGCTACTTCCAGGAGACCCATCCGGACCAGTTGTTCCGCGAGTGCAGCCACTACAGCGAGCTGATCTCCAATCCCGGGCAGATGCCCCGGCTGCTCCAGACCGCTATCCAGCACGCGGTCGGCCGTGGCGGTGTCAGCGTCGTGTCGCTCCCGGGTGACATCGCCGACCAGCCCGCTCCGGAGAAGTCCATCGAGCATGCCCTGGTCACCGCACGTCCGACGGTGCGGCCCGGGGACGAGGAGATCGACAAGCTGGTGCGCCTGATCGATGAAGCGGAACGGGTGACGTTGTTCTGCGGCAGCGGAACCGCGGGCGCGCACTCCGAGGTGATGGAGTTCGCCGAGCGGATCAAGTCCCCGGTGGGGCACGCGCTGCGCGGCAAGGAGTGGATCCAGTACGACAACCCCTATGACGTGGGTATGAGCGGACTGCTCGGCTATGGCGCCGCGTACGAGGCCACCCATGAGTGCGATCTGCTGATCCTGCTGGGCACCGACTTCCCGTACCAGGCCTTCCTTCCCGACGATGTGAAGATCGCTCAGGTCGATGTACGTCCCGAGAACCTCGGCCGGCGGTCCAAGCTGGACCTCGCCGTCTGGGGCGACGTACGGGAGACGCTGCGCTGCCTCGTCCCGCGTGTGCGCGCCAAGACGGACCGGCGTTTCCTCGACAGGATGCTCAAGAAGCACGCGGACGCGCTGGAGGGCGTGGTCAAGGCCTACACCCGCAAGGTCGAGAAGCACATCCCGATCCATCCGGAGTTCGTCGCCTCGGTCCTCGACGAACTCGCCGACGACGATGCCGTGTTCACCGTCGACACGGGTATGTGCAATGTGTGGGCGGCCCGTTATCTGTCGCCCAACGGGCGCCGGCGCATCATCGGTTCGTTCAGCCATGGTTCGATGGCCAACGCGCTGCCGCAGGCGATCGGCGCGCAGTTCCTCGACCGTGACCGCCAGGTGATCTCCATGTCGGGCGACGGCGGATTCGCGATGCTGATGGGTGACTTCCTGACGCTGGTGCAGTACGACCTGCCGGTGAAGGTCGTACTGTTCAACAACTCCTCACTCAGCATGGTGGAGCTGGAGATGCTGGTCGCCGGTCTGCCGTCGTACGGGACCACCAACCGCAACCCCGACTTCTCTGCCATCGCCAAGGCCGCCGGGGCGTACGGGGTACGTGTCGAGAAACCCAAGCACCTCGCGGGCGCACTGAAGGACGCCTTCGGGCACAAGGGGCCGGCCCTGGTCGATGTCGTCACCGATCCGAACGCCCTCTCCATTCCGCCGAAGATCAGCGCGGAGATGGTGACCGGATTCGCGCTGTCCGCCAGCAAGATGGTCCTTGATGGGGGAGTGGGCCGTATGGTCCAGATGGCACGCTCCAACCTGCGTAATATTCCCAGGCCATGA